Proteins encoded in a region of the Paenibacillus wynnii genome:
- a CDS encoding DUF5057 domain-containing protein: MKIARNKVLYLFSGMILLILLLVFPIRYLIMNVNATGDIYQIRMLEITDSGVTELSKLKSGMSNITIDTMSMKRFVALRDDWDGKYDAVYIGKGAYNKSGVTSKSTDTASVRATAHDTKTVMNDITALKAKEITDNFINKGLYVIFNKAPFDNQKAAEQGILYNTFNKYRVKATSKPNVLFKDDKEMDTMITSLINNANSTYLPGLKQRPRLHLTNKSTITDYSTDQNYMYTPGNTLTFNFNVANVSDFQTHPILAKLYVSVDKSIPMTETQVVAVSTLNRANGTITYRLPNTYSGLLYWKLEISDYLNSNKLKDFDTGTIRFHGKKPIVNILQILPNTGDGSSLRIQSNMKQEYLNTTDYQLNITPISMTNFNNYVETKYAADGSYGLNGVYDMLIFGFRDEYNAKATIKPLTSEAVFNFANVTKQSVMFTHDTVYNKDSDWVKYFKDTTGQIEPLTNLGLNAPNTSKSVKPVNDGLLTQYPFYLSALNTNNEQYSLLTPQVATTHNQYYTLNLEDPTIIPWYNIEGSKRDINDSWNHYYTYSKGNVTYSGTGHIFGISTETFPDWEQKLFVNTMYRAFTGANHLPEITVNAPIDNSVIPSYMNELLVDYNVQDWDLNDRNLKTSIRFKSLGKDLSSMDIGETAVQSGNNIHKYFTNPLPQGGKLEIEIKAWDTHGAMATKTITLSIIKATANLEATRSLPSDILNGVVERDKPITITYSVVPKPIAFTDAKSIIDISGKQAISNIVFTEQLPPNLEVDETSSDVTKSGTLQSGYSLTKTLSDITYTLQSDNGVKTFVPEPGQAATFRVSVIPKVTGSYNLGTSTLNYNDIHALPGALLQDAADYNLFLTDGDLSIGNLQVEGRIAASGNVDLRYGGASINPLGNGVTPIKDAVVAGRDLYYNQNTTIYGNAVYGGNFNLDAGSNKNSIKGTVGKGTPINFAVVKENLITLSTTLGTLNQNRTVAEPYYGKTTLSANDGEGTQLYVFNVSGSNISTSSSIDINVPSGSTVLVNIDGDSDQMHLDTNLTGVDASHVIYNFTQATHLTLRNTIKGTILAPKAQITFDNAQITGQIIGRSITHSSTINFLPFKGSITLPAPPLLSGSVQFSPTPLTFHAVVKITNISLEPTTILLNDIIPTKLIAEITPVDATDPLLYWTSSKPDFVSVNPSTGEVTGLKLGSSDITATATDGSKKFGVAKVTVVGRSLRIEGSGTSKPSTTVPLRAIYDTTNETGITYTWEVQDDKGNLFPELITSNQGEAVFNSPDSGTYTVTVKVTSNKVKDLPASKEIIVSNPLQSLTIIGDHSVIVGGELNLNVLISPTDADTTELVWSLVGNTNNQYATLTPVTGGTGYTLRANQLPTSGLKVRVTAPSLEISSNYHDVEITGLTGLEFSIERLDIHVGQSYSLITLLWPNPRAVSLEQIRNELLWSATNSTIASFTSPVTILNRGVIVGNKPGTTTVTVSYSPPGQSTAITAQIDVRVLPPTTSNGDRY; this comes from the coding sequence ATGAAGATAGCCCGCAATAAAGTATTGTATCTTTTTTCAGGCATGATTTTGTTGATACTACTGCTTGTTTTTCCGATTAGATATCTTATTATGAACGTAAATGCCACCGGGGATATTTACCAGATTCGCATGCTAGAAATAACTGACAGCGGAGTCACCGAGTTGTCTAAACTGAAGTCAGGTATGTCCAATATAACTATCGATACAATGAGCATGAAGCGTTTTGTGGCGTTGCGTGATGATTGGGATGGCAAATATGATGCGGTATACATCGGTAAGGGAGCTTACAATAAAAGCGGTGTAACGAGTAAATCAACAGATACCGCAAGTGTTAGAGCAACAGCACATGATACCAAAACAGTCATGAATGACATTACAGCGCTAAAGGCTAAGGAAATCACAGATAATTTTATAAATAAGGGCCTCTACGTTATTTTCAATAAGGCTCCATTTGATAATCAGAAGGCAGCAGAGCAAGGAATCCTGTACAATACCTTTAACAAATACCGTGTGAAAGCAACATCCAAACCGAATGTCCTTTTTAAAGATGATAAAGAGATGGATACCATGATAACCAGTCTTATTAACAATGCTAATTCAACGTATCTCCCAGGGCTGAAGCAACGTCCGCGGCTACACCTAACCAACAAGAGTACGATCACAGATTACAGCACAGATCAGAACTATATGTATACTCCGGGGAACACCTTGACTTTCAACTTTAATGTAGCGAATGTCAGCGATTTTCAAACCCACCCTATTCTCGCCAAGCTCTATGTTAGTGTTGATAAATCCATTCCGATGACGGAAACACAGGTTGTTGCTGTATCCACCCTGAATCGGGCCAACGGGACAATTACTTATAGGCTACCAAATACGTACTCGGGGCTTCTCTATTGGAAGCTCGAAATATCCGATTACTTAAATTCTAATAAATTAAAAGACTTTGACACGGGAACAATCCGCTTCCACGGTAAAAAGCCGATTGTTAATATACTGCAGATCCTCCCTAACACAGGTGATGGCAGCAGTTTACGTATCCAAAGCAACATGAAGCAAGAATATCTCAATACCACTGATTACCAGTTAAATATTACGCCCATATCCATGACAAATTTTAATAATTATGTAGAAACAAAATATGCAGCAGACGGATCTTACGGACTCAACGGCGTATATGACATGCTGATCTTTGGATTCAGGGATGAGTATAATGCGAAGGCTACGATTAAACCTCTGACCTCCGAGGCCGTTTTCAATTTCGCTAATGTAACGAAACAAAGCGTTATGTTCACCCACGATACGGTATATAACAAAGATAGTGATTGGGTGAAATACTTCAAAGACACAACCGGTCAGATAGAGCCATTAACAAATTTAGGTCTGAACGCTCCGAACACCTCGAAGTCGGTTAAGCCTGTAAATGACGGTTTGCTTACTCAGTATCCTTTTTATCTGAGTGCTTTGAATACCAATAACGAACAATATAGTCTATTAACGCCACAGGTGGCGACTACGCATAATCAGTATTACACTTTGAATTTGGAAGATCCTACGATTATCCCTTGGTACAATATAGAAGGGAGTAAGCGGGATATCAATGACAGCTGGAACCATTACTACACGTATTCCAAAGGTAATGTAACGTATTCAGGTACCGGCCATATCTTTGGTATTTCTACAGAGACCTTCCCGGATTGGGAGCAAAAGCTGTTCGTGAATACGATGTACCGTGCCTTTACGGGGGCGAATCATTTGCCTGAGATTACGGTGAACGCTCCAATTGATAACAGCGTAATTCCTTCCTATATGAATGAATTGCTTGTCGATTATAATGTTCAGGATTGGGATTTAAATGACCGCAACCTCAAAACCAGCATCCGCTTCAAATCCTTGGGCAAAGACCTATCGAGTATGGATATAGGTGAAACCGCTGTGCAATCTGGAAACAATATCCACAAGTATTTTACAAATCCTTTGCCTCAAGGCGGTAAACTTGAAATTGAAATTAAGGCATGGGATACACACGGGGCTATGGCTACCAAAACTATTACTCTATCCATCATCAAAGCTACAGCAAATTTGGAAGCCACGCGTTCATTGCCTAGTGATATTCTGAACGGTGTTGTGGAGCGGGATAAACCTATTACCATTACGTATTCCGTTGTTCCTAAGCCCATAGCTTTTACTGATGCAAAGTCGATTATTGATATTAGTGGAAAGCAGGCCATTTCAAATATTGTATTTACGGAGCAGCTTCCCCCTAATCTGGAAGTTGATGAGACTTCTTCCGATGTCACCAAGAGCGGAACTCTACAAAGCGGTTACTCCTTGACTAAGACACTTAGCGATATTACCTACACATTACAGTCGGATAATGGCGTTAAGACCTTTGTTCCAGAACCAGGACAGGCTGCTACCTTCAGAGTAAGCGTAATACCAAAAGTTACAGGCTCTTACAACTTAGGAACCTCGACCCTTAACTATAACGACATTCACGCTCTGCCAGGTGCACTACTCCAAGACGCGGCAGATTATAATTTATTCCTTACCGATGGAGACCTAAGTATCGGCAACTTGCAGGTTGAAGGGCGTATCGCGGCCAGCGGAAACGTTGATTTGCGATATGGTGGAGCGTCTATAAATCCTTTGGGCAATGGTGTGACTCCTATAAAGGATGCCGTAGTGGCCGGAAGGGACTTATATTACAACCAAAATACAACCATCTATGGCAATGCAGTGTATGGAGGCAATTTCAATTTAGATGCAGGTTCCAATAAGAATTCGATCAAGGGAACTGTGGGTAAAGGCACGCCAATAAACTTCGCAGTAGTCAAAGAGAACCTAATTACCCTTTCCACGACTCTTGGAACTCTGAACCAGAACAGAACTGTAGCTGAACCCTACTACGGCAAAACAACACTAAGTGCCAACGATGGAGAAGGAACACAACTATATGTTTTCAATGTCTCAGGAAGTAATATCTCCACATCCTCGAGCATTGATATTAATGTTCCATCTGGTTCGACAGTTCTGGTCAATATCGACGGTGACTCCGATCAAATGCATCTCGATACTAATTTGACCGGAGTAGATGCCAGCCATGTGATCTATAACTTCACCCAGGCAACCCATCTAACTTTAAGAAATACAATTAAAGGTACCATTCTCGCACCCAAAGCACAGATAACCTTTGATAACGCCCAAATTACCGGTCAAATTATCGGGCGCTCTATAACACATTCTTCAACTATAAATTTCCTGCCGTTCAAGGGAAGTATTACGCTTCCGGCTCCACCCTTGCTTTCGGGTTCAGTACAATTTTCACCAACACCCTTAACGTTTCATGCCGTCGTTAAGATAACGAATATTTCATTGGAACCTACAACGATACTACTGAATGACATAATACCGACAAAGCTGATTGCTGAGATTACCCCAGTTGATGCGACCGATCCGCTGCTGTATTGGACATCAAGCAAGCCTGATTTCGTCAGTGTGAATCCATCCACAGGAGAAGTTACGGGTCTTAAGCTCGGATCCTCAGATATAACGGCTACAGCAACCGATGGAAGCAAAAAGTTCGGAGTAGCTAAAGTCACAGTAGTAGGGAGATCTTTACGGATTGAAGGATCAGGCACATCCAAACCTTCTACTACGGTTCCTTTAAGAGCTATCTATGATACGACCAACGAAACGGGTATCACCTATACCTGGGAAGTACAAGACGATAAGGGGAATCTCTTCCCTGAGCTCATTACATCCAATCAGGGGGAGGCTGTATTCAATTCTCCTGACTCAGGCACGTATACTGTGACGGTTAAGGTGACAAGCAATAAAGTCAAAGATCTTCCAGCAAGCAAGGAGATTATTGTAAGCAATCCACTTCAGTCGCTGACCATTATCGGGGACCACTCCGTAATTGTTGGAGGCGAATTGAATCTGAACGTCTTGATCTCGCCTACAGATGCTGATACTACAGAGCTGGTATGGAGCCTTGTTGGAAATACCAACAACCAGTATGCAACGTTGACCCCAGTTACTGGTGGAACGGGATACACTCTGCGTGCGAACCAATTGCCGACTAGTGGATTGAAGGTTAGGGTTACGGCACCGTCTCTTGAAATCTCAAGTAACTATCATGATGTAGAGATTACAGGCTTAACTGGTCTAGAGTTCTCGATTGAACGCCTGGATATCCATGTTGGTCAGTCTTACAGCTTGATAACCTTGCTTTGGCCGAATCCAAGAGCAGTAAGCTTAGAGCAAATTCGAAATGAATTACTTTGGAGCGCTACTAACTCAACCATCGCTTCATTTACCAGTCCAGTAACTATACTCAATCGGGGAGTAATTGTCGGTAATAAGCCCGGAACTACAACAGTTACCGTCTCCTATTCTCCGCCTGGACAGAGCACTGCTATTACTGCTCAGATTGATGTAAGAGTGTTACCACCTACTACCTCTAATGGAGACCGATATTAA
- a CDS encoding type II secretion system protein yields MLAQAIKRRLGKEENQKGFTLIELLAVIVILGIIAVIAVPMISGIINNSKKDADLATARQVYEAARLYVIAEKESTFAVTGGFNVTVADLKTKGYLEDGIVLPSKKAALTGGAVYFAADGTLVNDIAVTLKTTDATVTANDKSFTEVEINTTKRN; encoded by the coding sequence ATGTTAGCACAAGCCATTAAGAGAAGATTGGGCAAGGAAGAGAATCAGAAAGGTTTTACACTGATAGAGTTACTGGCCGTTATCGTTATATTGGGGATTATTGCTGTAATTGCGGTTCCGATGATTAGCGGTATTATCAATAATTCAAAAAAAGATGCAGACTTAGCAACTGCACGCCAAGTATATGAAGCTGCGAGATTATATGTGATCGCTGAAAAAGAGAGTACTTTCGCCGTTACGGGAGGTTTTAATGTGACAGTAGCGGATTTGAAAACTAAAGGTTATTTGGAGGATGGGATTGTTCTTCCAAGTAAAAAAGCGGCACTCACTGGTGGTGCAGTGTACTTCGCTGCAGATGGTACTTTAGTCAATGATATAGCAGTAACTCTCAAGACTACAGATGCTACTGTAACAGCAAATGACAAGAGTTTCACTGAAGTTGAGATTAATACAACTAAAAGAAACTAA
- a CDS encoding type IV pilus twitching motility protein PilT, whose translation MPSIIREITQLLHMAISSKASDLHISVGSPPVMRIDGSLHKLEGGPVTPEEAGLMASALMGSERSTAFEGQGEIDFSYPLDNGVRFRVNVYRQRGGISIAARAIPAEIPSMEQLSLPPILSVLSKKPQGLILVTGPTGSGKSSTLAAMIQYINQTESKHIITLEDPIEFLHSHGTCLVDQREVGSDTASFANGLRAALRQDPDVILVGEMRDLETISAAVTAAETGHLVMATLHTSDAPQTIDRIVDTFPGHQQGQIRSQLASVLLAVVSQRLFPRAGGRGRLCATEILVNTPAVANLIRTDKTHQIKNVMQTSRSLGMHTLEMSIRESLSHGLIQPEAAKAYMTEVTP comes from the coding sequence ATGCCATCAATCATAAGGGAAATCACACAGCTGCTGCATATGGCTATTTCCTCCAAAGCCTCTGATTTGCATATTTCTGTCGGTTCCCCGCCAGTTATGCGTATAGATGGCAGTCTTCACAAGCTGGAAGGTGGCCCTGTCACCCCGGAAGAGGCCGGACTAATGGCTTCTGCCCTCATGGGGAGTGAACGTAGTACAGCTTTTGAGGGTCAGGGAGAGATAGACTTCTCTTATCCGTTAGATAACGGTGTGCGTTTTCGGGTAAATGTCTACCGGCAGCGGGGTGGAATAAGTATTGCAGCCCGAGCTATTCCGGCAGAGATTCCAAGTATGGAGCAACTGTCATTACCACCGATTTTATCAGTCTTGTCGAAGAAACCGCAGGGTTTGATTCTAGTCACTGGACCGACAGGCAGCGGTAAATCCTCAACACTGGCGGCTATGATTCAGTATATAAACCAAACGGAGAGCAAGCATATAATTACGCTTGAGGATCCAATTGAATTTCTGCATAGTCATGGTACTTGTCTGGTAGATCAGAGAGAAGTAGGAAGTGATACGGCCAGCTTCGCAAATGGATTAAGAGCAGCATTGCGACAGGACCCCGATGTCATTCTTGTCGGTGAAATGCGTGATTTAGAAACGATATCGGCGGCAGTAACGGCTGCCGAGACCGGACATTTGGTTATGGCTACGCTACATACTTCAGATGCTCCACAGACTATTGATCGGATTGTGGATACTTTCCCAGGGCATCAGCAAGGACAGATTCGCTCTCAGCTGGCTTCCGTGCTGCTGGCAGTGGTAAGTCAGAGGTTGTTCCCTAGAGCGGGTGGACGAGGGCGTTTATGTGCGACAGAAATTTTGGTGAATACACCAGCTGTCGCCAATCTAATTCGAACGGACAAAACACATCAGATCAAGAATGTAATGCAGACCAGCCGTTCACTTGGCATGCATACGTTGGAAATGAGCATCCGGGAATCTTTATCCCACGGACTCATCCAACCGGAAGCAGCTAAGGCTTATATGACGGAGGTGACCCCATAA
- a CDS encoding type II secretion system F family protein — protein MPLFEYQVKTSAGKSIKGTLTATNKPTAMEELRKRGLTVFSLVERKTTFLSMEIYIGKPVKTIHFIIYCRQFATLMRAGVSIVDATRILAEQTESKPLRKALQDVNSNLIRGISFSQAVQDHKKIFPQLFVSMIRAGEESGDMVGTLDRLAVFFEKQHTTTEKIKSALTYPITVGIMAIGAVIYLLWAIVPQFVTMFESMNAELPMITKMVLALSKSIQGQWYIWILAVLLVVVAYQIVKRTEKGAYALDYAKLKVPVFGKLNQKGSIAQFTRTFSSLYASSVPILQSLAIVEEVAGNKVIGGFIRSAGDSLRQGNPLSEPLKKAWVFPPLVTQMIAIGEETGALDTMLSKVADFYEMDVENTVDRLKSLLEPLLIAFLAGVVGLIVAAIMLPMFSLYGNMG, from the coding sequence ATGCCTCTTTTTGAATATCAGGTCAAAACGTCTGCAGGCAAATCGATCAAAGGTACGTTGACTGCGACCAATAAGCCTACGGCTATGGAGGAACTGCGCAAGCGGGGACTCACGGTGTTCTCATTAGTGGAACGGAAGACAACCTTTCTTTCTATGGAGATATATATTGGAAAGCCGGTCAAGACGATTCACTTCATCATTTATTGCCGGCAGTTTGCTACATTAATGCGTGCCGGTGTTTCCATCGTTGACGCCACACGCATTCTGGCGGAGCAGACGGAGAGCAAACCACTGCGAAAAGCGCTTCAGGATGTCAATTCCAATCTTATACGAGGAATCTCATTCTCACAGGCTGTTCAGGATCACAAGAAGATATTTCCGCAATTATTTGTCAGCATGATCCGTGCCGGTGAAGAATCGGGGGATATGGTAGGGACGCTTGACCGACTCGCCGTATTCTTTGAGAAGCAGCATACCACGACGGAGAAAATAAAGTCCGCACTCACCTACCCTATAACAGTAGGAATTATGGCTATTGGAGCAGTAATCTACCTGTTATGGGCGATTGTGCCCCAGTTCGTAACTATGTTTGAATCTATGAATGCAGAACTTCCGATGATCACAAAAATGGTGCTGGCGCTCAGTAAAAGCATCCAGGGACAATGGTATATCTGGATCCTGGCCGTTCTGCTGGTTGTAGTTGCTTACCAGATCGTCAAACGAACGGAAAAGGGTGCTTATGCCCTGGATTATGCCAAGCTAAAGGTTCCTGTATTCGGTAAACTGAACCAAAAAGGCTCCATTGCTCAATTTACACGTACTTTTTCCTCTCTTTACGCCAGTTCAGTTCCTATTCTGCAGTCCTTGGCGATCGTCGAGGAGGTAGCTGGAAATAAAGTTATAGGTGGATTCATCCGCAGTGCCGGAGACTCTCTCCGTCAGGGTAATCCGCTCTCCGAACCGCTCAAGAAGGCGTGGGTATTTCCTCCGCTGGTCACACAGATGATTGCGATTGGTGAAGAGACTGGAGCGCTCGATACCATGCTCTCCAAAGTGGCTGATTTCTATGAAATGGACGTAGAGAATACAGTTGACCGTCTGAAGTCACTGCTTGAGCCGTTGCTCATCGCCTTTCTAGCAGGTGTTGTAGGTTTAATTGTGGCGGCAATCATGCTGCCGATGTTTAGTCTCTATGGAAATATGGGTTGA
- a CDS encoding GspE/PulE family protein, with amino-acid sequence MAIVKKRLGDLLVENNIISQEQLIEALAEQRKTKRKLGDLLISQGYITEQQLIEVLEFQLGIPHVSLFKYQIDPAITQIIPESMAKRYQVLPFMKEGGKLMVAMADPLDYFAIEDLRMSTGFKIEPAISTRDELQRAIARHYGMRDSMSQMMVELPTQEEIEETEITDEDSPIVRLVNQMIQQAVALRASDIHVDPGENNLSIRYRIDGVLRTERIIPKQMQGFITARLKIMARLNIAERRLPQDGRIKMQFDYKMVDIRVSSLPTMHGEKIVLRLLDLSTGVKSVDTLGFSDSNTEAFKDMIARPYGILLITGPTGSGKTTTLYSALNQLNVESANIITVEDPVEYQLEGVNQVHVNPAIGLTFAAGLRSILRQDPNIVMVGEIRDTETAEIAVRASLTGHLVLSTLHTNDAISTISRLRDMGVEPYLIASSLIGIVAQRLVRRICPECKEKYKPSEQEAIMLRNNGLSAETLQRGRGCGSCNTTGYRGRIAIHEVLTIDDHLRQLITNAASVEELRNAAKARGMVQLMDDGFLKVGQGLTTLQEVIRETVSH; translated from the coding sequence TTGGCCATTGTGAAAAAGAGATTGGGAGACTTGCTGGTAGAGAACAACATAATTTCACAGGAGCAACTGATTGAAGCTCTAGCTGAACAACGAAAGACCAAACGCAAGCTCGGTGATCTGCTCATCTCTCAAGGTTATATCACGGAGCAGCAACTGATTGAAGTTCTAGAATTTCAATTAGGCATCCCGCATGTGAGCTTATTTAAATATCAGATTGACCCGGCCATTACCCAGATTATTCCGGAGAGTATGGCTAAACGCTATCAGGTACTTCCTTTCATGAAAGAGGGCGGCAAGCTGATGGTAGCCATGGCTGATCCTCTTGATTATTTTGCGATAGAAGATTTACGTATGAGCACTGGCTTCAAGATTGAACCTGCCATTTCTACGAGGGATGAACTTCAGCGTGCGATAGCGCGTCATTACGGCATGCGGGATTCTATGAGCCAGATGATGGTGGAATTGCCGACACAGGAAGAAATAGAAGAAACAGAAATTACCGATGAAGATTCTCCGATTGTACGGCTAGTGAATCAGATGATTCAGCAGGCGGTAGCCCTACGGGCTTCAGATATCCATGTAGATCCGGGTGAGAATAATCTCTCGATCCGTTACAGAATTGACGGTGTACTGAGAACAGAACGGATTATTCCTAAGCAGATGCAGGGCTTCATTACCGCTCGATTAAAAATTATGGCCCGATTGAACATAGCGGAACGAAGATTGCCGCAGGATGGGCGGATCAAGATGCAATTTGATTATAAGATGGTCGATATCCGTGTGTCCTCATTACCTACTATGCATGGTGAGAAGATAGTTCTACGTCTGCTCGATTTGAGCACCGGTGTGAAATCAGTAGACACCCTCGGATTCAGCGATAGCAATACAGAGGCTTTTAAGGATATGATTGCCCGTCCTTACGGGATTCTGTTGATTACAGGTCCCACAGGTAGCGGCAAGACTACAACCTTATACTCCGCCCTTAATCAGCTTAATGTAGAGAGTGCCAATATCATTACAGTTGAAGATCCCGTGGAGTATCAGTTGGAAGGTGTTAATCAGGTACATGTTAACCCTGCTATCGGACTAACCTTTGCCGCAGGACTTCGATCCATACTTCGTCAGGATCCCAACATTGTAATGGTTGGGGAGATCCGGGATACAGAGACTGCTGAGATTGCGGTTCGTGCATCACTGACTGGCCATCTAGTCTTGTCTACATTGCATACCAATGATGCCATTAGCACCATTTCGCGTCTGCGGGACATGGGGGTGGAACCCTATCTTATTGCGTCCTCTTTAATCGGAATTGTAGCCCAGCGACTTGTTCGCAGAATATGCCCGGAATGCAAGGAGAAGTATAAGCCTTCCGAGCAAGAAGCGATAATGCTCCGTAATAATGGCCTTTCGGCTGAGACACTTCAACGTGGACGTGGTTGTGGTAGTTGTAACACAACAGGCTATCGGGGAAGAATTGCCATTCACGAAGTTTTGACTATTGATGATCATTTGCGCCAGTTAATAACTAATGCTGCTTCTGTAGAGGAATTGAGAAACGCTGCTAAAGCGCGGGGAATGGTACAGCTGATGGATGATGGTTTCCTTAAGGTGGGTCAAGGTTTAACAACGCTGCAGGAAGTGATAAGAGAGACCGTTTCTCACTAA
- a CDS encoding prepilin peptidase: protein MTIFIAIYITLLGIILGSFYNVVALRVPVQESLIHPPSHCPGCNTRLKRRDLIPVFSYLISGGKCRYCGSKVSPLYPLGETVTGLLFLWVYLEFGLTGQGLLGFLLVSLSIIITVADLKYMLIPNKVLLFFLPIFLIVVPFMGEFSLWQHLLGAVVGGGVTLLLALFGGMGLGDVKLFALLGWVIGFPNVILAFMLACLLGTVVGGLLIVFRIVHKKQPFPFGPSLAAGALITYGYGSALISTYFSLIG from the coding sequence ATGACGATATTTATCGCAATATACATCACTTTGCTAGGCATTATACTAGGCTCCTTTTATAATGTGGTAGCATTGCGAGTGCCGGTGCAGGAGTCCTTGATTCACCCTCCATCGCATTGCCCCGGCTGTAATACCCGATTGAAGAGACGTGACTTGATCCCGGTGTTTAGCTATCTCATCTCCGGAGGCAAGTGCCGGTATTGCGGAAGTAAGGTGTCGCCTTTGTATCCGCTTGGAGAAACGGTGACAGGTCTTTTATTCCTGTGGGTGTATTTGGAATTTGGCCTTACCGGACAAGGGCTGCTTGGTTTTCTACTGGTTAGTCTGAGTATTATTATTACGGTTGCCGATCTGAAGTATATGCTGATTCCGAATAAAGTGCTTCTGTTTTTTCTGCCGATCTTTTTGATAGTTGTGCCTTTTATGGGAGAGTTTTCTCTATGGCAGCACTTACTTGGAGCAGTAGTCGGCGGTGGCGTTACTTTATTACTTGCCCTATTTGGTGGAATGGGACTTGGGGATGTTAAGCTATTCGCATTGCTGGGTTGGGTCATCGGGTTCCCAAATGTGATTTTGGCGTTTATGCTGGCCTGTCTGCTTGGAACGGTAGTAGGTGGATTATTAATAGTATTTAGAATTGTACACAAAAAACAGCCCTTTCCATTTGGACCCTCTCTGGCAGCGGGTGCACTTATCACCTATGGTTACGGTTCAGCATTGATCAGCACGTATTTCTCGCTCATCGGTTAG